The genomic window TTTCAGAGACCATTTTGTATGCAGCCTTGCCCATCATCGCACTTTCTGCAGGGTTTTCAATAAGCCGTAGGATACCTCTTTCCAGAGCCTCTGAACTGCCGGGCTGTACCAATAATCCTGTCCTGTTGTTTTCAAGCAAATCAAGAATCCCGCCTGTTGCTGTTGCAAGAACAGGCAGGGCGCATGCACATGCCTCAAGCAAAGCATAAGGATGCCCTTCGGACAAAGACGGCATGCAAAAGGCATTACAGCAATTCAGGATTTCCCTCACTTCATTGCTAAAACCTGTGAAATGTATATTTCCTTCAAGTTTTTCATCTATAACAAGAGATTGCAATTCCTTCTTCATCCTCCCTGCCCCGATAATAAGGCAGTGGAGCCGGGGATGTTTTTTCACCGCGTTTTTCATAGCTTGTATAAAGTATTTATGCCCTTTCACAGGCTCAAGGCGGCCCACTACTGCAATGAGATAATCATCTTCCCTGATGCCGAATAATTTTCTCACGGCACAATCACCCTCAGGGGATTCCGTTATTTTTATGCCGTTGCTGATTATTGCAATA from Nitrospirota bacterium includes these protein-coding regions:
- a CDS encoding glycosyltransferase family 4 protein: MRKLFGIREDDYLIAVVGRLEPVKGHKYFIQAMKNAVKKHPRLHCLIIGAGRMKKELQSLVIDEKLEGNIHFTGFSNEVREILNCCNAFCMPSLSEGHPYALLEACACALPVLATATGGILDLLENNRTGLLVQPGSSEALERGILRLIENPAESAMMGKAAYKMVSEKFSIERMMMETLKVYGIKKHDA